One window of Pocillopora verrucosa isolate sample1 chromosome 9, ASM3666991v2, whole genome shotgun sequence genomic DNA carries:
- the LOC131797028 gene encoding uncharacterized protein produces MGKQILNIWNGILFISVFIVGDNDAANSCPSLPITYASDGDNVTLCWRITVNASSVNRYIIKALKRPIQTNMDEVASANGTGHFEKVYAKDHDGLYLNKVTVFADLSAGMLYLRIKNYTRKMDNVYCVLYNISDGPPLEACHSQALLLRNVDHRESSVQTTTTMTTETTSKTTTANITTATITTATITTATIATAPATENTEITEVTTEGSPTVQPYRTALIIMSCLFAIALILAIFGFVLCCCARKSHQANLKSDILEETESL; encoded by the exons ATGGGGAAACAAATACTCAACATTTGGAACGGAATCTTGTTTATAAGTGTGTTCATTG TTGGTGACAATGATGCCGCAAATTCCTGTCCCAGTCTCCCAATCACATATGCTTCGGACGGCGATAACGTTACTCTCTGCTGGCGAATTACAGTCAACGCTAGTAGTGTGAACCGCTATATTATCAAGGCATTGAAAAGGCCAATCCAAACCAACATGGATGAAGTCGCCTCTGCAAATGGGACAGGACATTTTGAAAAGGTATACGCTAAAGATCATGACGGCTTGTACCTCAACAAAGTTACCGTCTTCGCCGATTTATCTGCGGGAATGTTGTACCTCAGAATCAAAAACTACACCAGAAAGATGGACAATGTCTACTGTGTGTTGTACAATATTTCAGACGGTCCTCCTTTAGAAGCGTGTCACTCTCAAGCGCTGTTACTTCGAAATGTTG ACCACCGTGAATCCTCAGTACAAACTACCACAACGATGACCACAGAAACCACCTCGAAAACTACCACGGCAAATATCACCACGGCGACTATCACCACGGCGACTATCACCACGGCGACTATCGCCACAGCACCCGCAACTGAAAATACAGAAATCACAGAGGTGACAACTGAAG gttcACCTACTGTCCAGCCTTACAGAACGGCTTTGATAATCATGAGCTGTTTGTTTGCTATTGCTCTCATTCTTGCCATTTTTGGTTTCGTTTTGTGTTGCTGTGCAAGAAAATCCCATCAAGCCAACTTAAAATCCGACATCCTCGAAGAAACTGAGTCCCTTTAG